The following nucleotide sequence is from Gadus macrocephalus chromosome 18, ASM3116895v1.
TTTCTAAAATACAATACagtccactagatggcagtggCAGGAACCATGTGGCCTGCCTAACGAATAGAACGACTGTAATAAAGGTGAAAATAAATCGAATTAAAGTGGATTCATTTGAACGTTTTTTCCTCATTGGCAGAAACTTCGAGACGTTTCAGATTGCCAAGAGCATGGGAATTAAAAGGCCCTATAGTTCACCCTCGCCTTTCACCCTCTCAACTCTAAATCTCTcgattaataatacaaatataaagataGGCAAAAAGGGCCCTTTGCCCTTTGACTACTGCCACTTTTACAGTCCATGCTTTGTTTCATGCAATCGGGCAGATTAGTGCAGGCCTCATTAACTATGGGCCAACATGCGAATATATCACACGGTTCCAAAAATGCCTTCTTGTGCAgctctgataaaaaaaaaaaaaatcgttttaTATTCGACAAGAAGTATTGGGTTTTTGAGCATTCATGATCAGGATTTTGCACCAAGTCCACACTTTATGGTATAAGGGAGAGATAAAGGAGTGCATTTCACCACcacttatctttggttcagtAAAACATTTACATGGAGCATAAATGCAGTAGCTTACTGCAGTCTCTTCAATTCACTTTGTACCATGTTACAATTCAAAAATTCTTATTAAGAGTATATTTAGCTCTAAAGCAGATGGAAAACATTGATACGTGTGAATAGTTTAAATATTTGTTGAGAAATTGAGATGTAATTTCTGAAATGTAGTGAATAAATGATAGGCTATGTTTCGTTATTAGGCATTAAGCCTTCTGGAAAATAATCACTTTAACTTGCAATATATCACATGGCAAAGGACTGGGACTGTTTCAACAATATGGACGATTCAGGCCTATTGGGACATCAGAGTAATGGGTTTGTTGTAATCTGAGTGCAGATTAGTGGTGCAAGCGGTACATTTCCAAATGTAACATTTTAACCAAATTCAGGCAGAAAGGACCAAacgtcttttttttattttgccgAACGTCGTGTGTTTGCTGATTCTTAACCAcggttaaaaataaacaatgagGCATAAGTGAAAAGTAAAGACAATTACGAAAAGCTATTAATTAAACACATAAAGGCCTTACAATCGAATCAATCTAAATACATTAGATTTGCCTAttcgatatttttttaccaaCCTATAATAGCCAAGATCCACTTATTTGAGTTAAGGACCACACATTTTCGATTAACGTAAATAGTTTCTTTATGTCGTCATCTGTTTATAATAATTAGCCCAGCATGCGCAGTTGGCCTGCGCGGCGGAAGCGCCCCACAAGTTGCAGAGGATGATGTGCTTGTTAGGACATTCTTGGGGGGATTCAAGAGGTTTTGCTGAGATTAGTTTCTTCATGCCTGTTCACATGACAGAGCCTTTATAAACCGGGGGAGTTGGTGAACTTTGTGACACACTCCTAGAGCTCGATTGTAAATATAATTTGTGCACGGTTGCATCCGTGCGATTCCCTTGAACCATGGCAGCGTCCGCGTTACCGGAGGGCTTCGAGGAGTTCGACATGTTTACTTTCGGCACGGCCCTTCTGGTTGGGGGTAAGTGGACGGGATCGTGAGGGCTTTTAACTCATTTGCATGGGATATCAAAGCAGAAAAAACGTTTGCGTGTTAACGCCAATTGAACTCCGGAACAGGATATCAACATTGAATGCTGCTTTAAAACCCACATCTAAACATGAATTATGTGTGCACAAACTTCCCAAACCTACACCGAAAGTATAATCCTTTTTATAGAACCCAGTTAGAGCAAAGTTAAATCAGAATTACATTCACATTGTAGACATGTGTTAAGAATAGGTTTGTTTATCAGGGTTGCTCTCTTCCAGGAATGATTGGATTCATCCTGAACGCCATCACCATAGTGGCCTACCTCCGGGTCAAGGAGATGCGCACACCCAGCAATTTCTTTGTGTTCAACCTCGCTTTGGCCGACCTCAGCCTCAATATAAACGGACTAACCGCCGCCTATGCCAGCTATGTAAGGTAGGGATACGCTTTAAGTTTTGACGTcacaaataaattaaaaggTGGTTTTGGTAAAAACATTAccataaaaaaaagatatgGATGTGGTCACGAACAAGGTGTGGTAGTAACATCTCAGATAATCAAAACTGAACTGATTCTATTGAATAGTTTTGGCGTATGGACGTGCTAAAATTAAAACATTGTTATaaaatgttgaaataaataacaacTTTAACTGACTGGAGTAGTAAATATTCCTAATAATTTCCTGAGAAAATGTATGATGAGATGTATGTCGACATGCTGAAAACTGGGCATTGAGTGAAATGTGCATGCTTTTCAGGCAGTGGCCGTTTGGCCAATCAGGGTGCTCCTACCACGGTTTCCAGGGTATGATTTCAGTCCTGGCCTCCATCAGCTTCATGGCTGCCATTTCCTGGGACCGATACCACCAGTACTGCACCAGTGAGTACCACAACATGCTTCAATGTATACACCCCCCAAAGGGCAACCCAAGCCCCTTAACAATCTGATAAATAtaccaatataataataataatacatttaatttagaggcgcctttcaaggcgtTTACAATGAGGTGTCTTGTAAACACCTCATTTTGAATTCACGTTTGTAACAAACTACAAAGACATTGGGGATAATTTGCATGTATGTTTACCACattctcacaaatatttaacaTTTACGAAGAGAAATTCAAAAATAGtgttacttttttttaatgataaataaatatatttttacatttttaagtatatattaaaaaagtatatatattaattttaataaagaaaaaaaaatatatatggcaTATATTATATgccatatataattatatatatatattttttaatattaaataaatatttttaaaatgagaaaaacatTAAATTAAAAACACCTGAATTGTCCAGGACAAAAGCTGTTCTGGAGCACCACGGTGACGATGTGCTGTATCGTCTGGGTCCTGTCCGTCTTCTGGGCCGCCCTCCCCCTGATCGGCTGGGGGGTCTACGACTTTGAGCCCATGAGGGTGGGGTGCACGCTGGACTACACCATCGGAGACAGGTGACTGGGAAACATGGGTGACTGGGAAACATGGGTGACTGGGAAACATGGGTGAATGGGAAACATGGGAAGACTGGGAAACATGGGTGACTGAGAAACATGGGAAGACTGGGAAACATGGGTGAATGGGAAACATGGGAGACTGCGTTACCACACTGTGTGGGTTCAATCAGCGATGATGTTCACTGGGGCATGCAATAGGCCGTATGCAATAATGCATTGAGGAGCTTTATTTCATGGTTGTATGCTCACAGGCTACCCAGGTCGGCCAGAGGTGGAAACAGTACTGACGGATCCTACTCAAGTAATCGTACTCTTACTTTGAAATCCTACTGAAGTAGACATGCTCTTACTTTGATGTAATCTTACTCAAGTAAACATACTCTTACTTTGAAGTCATCGTACTGAAGTAGACACTCTTACTTTGATGAAATCCTACTAAAGTAGACCTACTCTTACTTTAATGAAACTCTACCAAAGACATACTGTTACCTTCATGAAATCCTCATCAAGCCGAAGGGAAGTTATGGTTAAAAAACGACTCAAGTAAAGGTAAAAggtatgttatttaaaaaacgACTTTGAGTGCAAGTTACTTTGTTATTTCTGACCAAGCATTTCTTGTC
It contains:
- the rgrb gene encoding retinal G protein coupled receptor b, with the translated sequence MAASALPEGFEEFDMFTFGTALLVGGMIGFILNAITIVAYLRVKEMRTPSNFFVFNLALADLSLNINGLTAAYASYVRQWPFGQSGCSYHGFQGMISVLASISFMAAISWDRYHQYCTRQKLFWSTTVTMCCIVWVLSVFWAALPLIGWGVYDFEPMRVGCTLDYTIGDRDYITYMLSLVVFYLLFPAYTMMSSYDAINKHFRKIHLQKFNTKLPLRVMLACWGPYVLMCVYACFENVKIVSPKLRMVLPVLAKTNPIFNALLYSFGNESYRSGVWHFLTGQKFVEPSFKKIK